One window of Nicotiana tomentosiformis chromosome 11, ASM39032v3, whole genome shotgun sequence genomic DNA carries:
- the LOC104104505 gene encoding receptor-like protein EIX2, whose product MDIRKYPRLDHFLVTWSLLLLQTAFGLTSREVNKTMCIEKERDALLEFKRGLVDDFDRLSTWGDEEDKKECCKWKGIECDKRSGHVTVLDLHSEVSCPGHACFAPILTGKLSPSLLELQHLNYLDLSVNGFDRSEIPRFISSLKRLEYLNLSSSDFSGVVPTQLKNLTSLRILDLGNNNQLIVKDLGWLSHLSSLEFLRLGGNDFQASNWFQEITKVPSLKELDLSVCGLSKFVPSPADLANSSLISLSVLHLCCNEFSSSAEYSWLFNFSTSLASIDLSNNQLDSPIDDRFGSLMYLEHLNLADQFNLKGVGVPSSFGNLTRLRYLDMSNTRTYQWLPELFLRLSGSRKTLEVLGLNDNSMFGSLVNVTRFSALKRLYLQNNVLNGFFMERFGQVSSLEYLDLSDNQMRGPLPDLALFPSLRELHLGSNQFQGRIPQGIGKLSQLRILDVSSNRLEGLPESMGQLSNLESFDASYNVLKGTITESHLSNLSSLVDLDLSFNSLALKTSFDWLPPFQLQVINLPSCNLGPSFPKWLQSQNNYTVLDISLANLSDALPSWFSDLPLNLKILNLSNNHISGRVSELIVNKQDYMVIDLSSNNFSGPLPQVPTNVRIFYLHKNKFSGSTSSICKSTTGAATSLDLSHNQFSGELPDCWMNMSNLVVLNLAYNNFSGKLPQSLSSLESLKALYIRQNSFSGMLPSFSQCQLLQILDLGGNKLTGRIPAWIGTDLLNLRILSLRFNKFYGGIPSIICQLQFLQILDLSANGLSGKIPQCFNNFTLLHQENGSGESMNFSVQYDYIPRSYLYIGNLLVQWKNQEAEYKNPLLYLKTIDLSSNKLVGGIPKEIAEMRGLKSLNLSRNDLNGSITEGIGQMKMLESLDISRNQLSGMIPKGLANLTFLSVLDLSNNHLSGRIPSSTQLQSFESSSYSGNAQLCGPPLQECPGYAPPSPRIDHSSNMNPQEHDDDGEDFPSLEFYISMVLGFFVAFWGILGSLIVNRSWRNAYFTFLMDTKSWLDMTSRVCCSRLKGKLRA is encoded by the coding sequence ATGGATATAAGGAAATATCCAAGATTAGATCATTTCCTTGTTACTTGGTCTTTACTGCTCTTACAGACAGCTTTTGGATTAACTTCAAGAGAAGTTAACAAAACCATGTGTATAGAAAAGGAGAGAGATGCTCTTCTTGAGTTCAAAAGAGGCCTTGTTGATGATTTTGATCGATTATCAACATGGGGTGATGAAGAAGATAAAAAAGAATGCTGCAAATGGAAGGGTATTGAATGTGACAAAAGAAGTGGTCATGTAACTGTTCTTGATCTTCACAGTGAGGTTTCATGTCCAGGCCATGCTTGTTTTGCTCCAATATTGACAGGTAAACTTAGTCCTTCTCTACTTGAGTTGCAGCATCTGAATTACTTGGACCTCAGTGTAAATGGATTTGACAGAAGTGAAATACCAAGATTTATATCCTCTCTTAAGAGACTAGAGTATCTGAACCTCTCATCTTCAGATTTTTCTGGTGTAGTTCCTACACAGTTAAAGAATCTAACTTCTTTGAGGATTCTTGATCTTGGGAACAATAATCAGCTAATAGTAAAGGACCTTGGGTGGCTTTCTCATCTCTCCTCCCTAGAGTTCTTGCGTCTAGGTGGTAACGACTTCCAAGCAAGCAATTGGTTTCAAGAGATAACAAAGGTACCTTCACTGAAAGAACTCGACTTGAGTGTTTGTGGTCTATCTAAATTCGTTCCATCTCCAGCTGATTTAGCCAATTCTTCTTTGATCTCTCTTTCTGTTCTTCATTTATGTTGTAATGAGTTTTCTTCTTCAGCTGAATATAGCTGGTTATTCAATTTTAGCACAAGCTTAGCTAGCATAGACCTCTCCAATAATCAGCTGGACAGTCCAATTGATGATCGCTTTGGGAGCTTGATGTATCTTGAGCATCTCAATCTTGCTGATCAATTTAATCTTAAAGGTGTTGGGGTTCCCAGTTCTTTTGGGAATTTGACACGTTTACGTTATCTGGACATGTCTAACACTCGGACATACCAATGGCTTCCTGAGTTGTTTCTTAGGTTATCAGGCAGTAGGAAAACACTTGAGGTTTTGGGGTTGAACGACAACTCAATGTTTGGTTCATTGGTTAATGTCACAAGATTTTCAGCCTTAAAGAGATTATACCTGCAGAACAATGTGCTGAATGGTTTTTTCATGGAAAGATTTGGACAAGTTTCGAGTCTTGAGTATCTAGACTTGTCTGATAACCAAATGAGAGGGCCATTACCAGATTTAGCATTGTTTCCATCATTGAGAGAGTTGCATCTTGGATCTAATCAATTTCAAGGGAGGATACCACAAGGTATTGGAAAACTATCACAGCTTAGAATTTTGGACGTCTCGTCCAATAGACTGGAAGGATTACCAGAAAGTATGGGACAACTATCAAACTTGGAAAGTTTTGATGCCTCTTACAATGTCCTGAAGGGTACAATCACTGAGTCTCACCTTTCAAACCTCTCCAGTTTAGTGGATTTGGACTTATCGTTCAACTCGTTGGCTTTGAAGACGAGCTTCGATTGGCTTCCTCCTTTTCAGCTTCAAGTTATAAACCTTCCATCTTGCAATTTGGGACCTTCTTTCCCCAAGTGGCTTCAAAGTCAAAACAACTATACTGTTCTTGATATCTCTCTTGCAAATCTATCAGATGCGCTACCAAGTTGGTTCTCTGATCTTCCTCTCAATTTAAAGATTCTGAATCTCTCTAACAACCATATCAGTGGCAGAGTTTCTGAGTTGATAGTGAATAAACAAGACTACATGGTTATAGATTTAAGTTCTAACAACTTTTCAGGACCTTTGCCACAAGTTCCTACCAATGTGCGAATATTTTACCTACATAAAAATAAGTTTTCCGGATCCACTTCTTCCATTTGTAAAAGTACAACAGGAGCTGCCACTTCCCTTGACTTATCACACAACCAATTTTCAGGAGAACTTCCTGATTGTTGGATGAATATGAGTAATCTAGTTGTTCTTAATCTAGCCTATAATAATTTCTCTGGAAAACTTCCACAGTCATTAAGTTCCTTGGAAAGTTTGAAGGCATTATACATACGCCAGAACAGTTTTAGCGGGATGTTGCCTTCTTTCTCACAATGTCAATTATTGCAAATCTTGGATCTTGGAGGGAATAAGTTGACAGGAAGAATCCCAGCATGGATAGGTACTGATCTACTCAACTTGCGCATTCTAAGCCTACGGTTCAACAAATTCTATGGCGGCATACCATCAATTATCTGTCAGCTTCAATTTCTTCAGATACTGGACCTTTCAGCAAATGGATTATCTGGGAAAATTCCACAATGCTTCAACAATTTTACTTTATTGCATCAAGAAAATGGTTCTGGTGAGTCAATGAATTTTTCAGTCCAGTATGACTATATTCCTCGTTCATACTTGTACATAGGAAATTTATTGGTTCAATGGAAAAACCAGGAGGCTGAGTACAAGAATCCTTTATTATATCTGAAGACTATTGATCTTTCAAGTAATAAATTGGTCGGAGGTATTCCTAAAGAGATAGCTGAAATGAGAGGATTGAAATCTTTGAACCTTTCAAGAAATGATCTGAATGGAAGTATCACTGAAGGAATAGGCCAAATGAAGATGTTGGAGTCACTTGACATTTCAAGAAACCAGCTTTCTGGTATGATCCCTAAGGGCCTTGCTAATTTGACTTTTCTTAGTGTGTTGGACTTGTCAAACAACCACTTATCAGGAAGAATTCCATCAAGCACTCAACTGCAAAGTTTTGAGAGTTCATCATATAGTGGTAATGCTCAACTCTGCGGCCCTCCTCTCCAAGAATGTCCCGGATATGCACCTCCTAGTCCACGTATCGATCATAGCAGTAACATGAATCCCCAAGAACATGATGATGATGGCGAGGATTTTCCATCTCTAGAGTTTTATATATCCATGGTGTTGGGTTTCTTTGTTGCATTTTGGGGAATCTTGGGCTCTTTAATTGTCAACCGTTCTTGGAGGAATGCCTACTTCACATTCTTAATGGACACGAAGAGTTGGCTCGATATGACATCAAGAGTCTGTTGTTCAAGACTGAAGGGAAAGCTAAGGGCCTGA
- the LOC104104504 gene encoding receptor-like protein EIX1, whose product MLFHKQAKKKMDTKEHYKPIYLLLICLSTILHQTLAFGSTPSARVLCIKKEREALLEFKRGLIDENNLLSSWENGEDNEECCSWRGVKCSNTTGHILVLNLRGSIESNPDGTKDLTLRGNISSSLVKLQYLKYLDLSFNDFGGQIPRFIGYFKRLEYLNLSYSYNPFTGLIPTQLQNLTYLRALDLGGNSLTCKNLEWLPHLMYLEYLDLSASYVQATNWLQEIIRLPNLRELHLSSCQLPIIIPSSFVSANISSSGLSVLDISYNGYSSPAINSWLYNFTSLTSLDLSGNDLGQIASAFGYLKSLEHLRLYGSGIQGGIPKSVENLSHLCSLDARSNNLSQPFSELLNILSGSNRSLEFLFFEDNALTGSLINLTRFSSLRELRLQNNLLNGIFHESFRQISSLEYLDLSNNQMTGPLPDLALFPSLKELRLGGNHFNGKMPQGLGQLHKLKILDVSFNRLQGLPESLGKLFNLESFDAPYNLLEGTISESHLSNLCNLKSLNLTFNPLTWNVSLDWVPCFQLQVIGLSSCNLGPLFPKWLETQNSYSILDISLNSISDTTPSWFSKLPPMLSYLNLSYNQISGKIQDLSANNLGSFVLDFSYNNFSGPLPIFPKFAYDLHINNNQFSGSLNSICKLRSATILDLSENLLSGEIPDCWSLMSVPMILNVANNRISGSIPYSLCSSTALSSLYVRKNNLSGEFPASLKNCQGLKVLDLGRNTLSGKIPEWIGTKLPYLGILSLRFNKFSGSIPPSICQLQSIQILDLSGNHLSGTIPQCFSNFTSLQLLQDGSSVSYDFDPYVPRVGVLYHGNALVQWKNKESEYQSTLWLLKTIDISSNELVGEIPKDFSRMNALLSLNLSRNNLTGNIIEGIGTMKMLEVLDLSRNQLSGKIPIGLANLTFLSVLDLSNNNLSGRIPLSTQLQGFDSSTYGGNIQLCGRPLPECPTFAPPNPQVGYDSNASTSQENDDELLSKEFYISMALGFIIAFWGVLGSLFFNNSWRTAYFKWLNVH is encoded by the coding sequence ATGCTCTTTCACAaacaagcaaaaaaaaaaatggatACCAAAGAACACTACAAACCAATTTATTTGCTTCTGATTTGTCTATCAACTATCCTGCATCAAACCTTAGCTTTTGGATCAACACCAAGTGCAAGAGTTTTGTGCATAAAGAAGGAGAGGGAAGCTCTTCTCGAGTTCAAACGAGGTCTCATAGACGAAAATAATCTGCTTTCTTCATGGGAAAATGGCGAAGATAATGAGGAATGTTGTTCTTGGAGGGGTGTGAAATGCAGTAACACAACTGGCCATATACTCGTCCTCAATCTTCGTGGGAGTATTGAATCCAATCCTGATGGTACTAAGGATCTCACATTGAGAGGTAACATCAGTTCTTCATTGGTTAAGTTGCAGTATTTGAAGTACTTGGACCTTAGTTTCAATGATTTTGGTGGCCAAATACCAAGATTTATTGGATACTTCAAAAGACTAGAGTACTTAAATCTCTCATATAGTTACAATCCTTTCACTGGTCTAATTCCCACTCAGCTCCAAAATCTTACCTACTTAAGGGCTCTTGATCTTGGTGGCAATTCTTTAACATGCAAGAACCTTGAGTGGCTTCCTCATCTAATGTATTTGGAGTACTTAGATTTGAGTGCATCCTATGTGCAAGCTACAAATTGGTTACAGGAGATAATCAGGCTCCCTAATTTGAGGGAATTGCATTTATCTTCCTGTCAACTCCCCATAATCATTCCTTCATCATTTGTATCAGCAAATATTTCCTCCTCTGGTCTTTCCGTTCTTGACATCTCCTATAATGGATATTCATCTCCTGCAATAAATAGTTGGTTATATAACTTCACTAGTCTTACTAGCCTAGATCTTTCGGGCAATGATTTAGGTCAAATTGCTAGTGCCTTTGGGTACTTGAAATCTTTGGAACATCTTAGGCTATATGGAAGTGGTATTCAAGGTGGGATACCAAAGTCTGTTGAGAATTTAAGTCATTTATGCTCTCTTGATGCACGATCCAATAACTTAAGTCAACCATTTTCTGAGTTGCTTAATATCTTATCAGGGAGTAATAGATCacttgaatttttgttttttgaggaCAATGCACTAACTGGTTCATTGATTAATCTTACTAGATTTTCATCCTTGAGGGAATTGAGGCTACAAAACAATTTACTGAATGGCATTTTCCACGAAAGCTTTAGACAAATTTCCAGTCTTGAATATCTTGATTTGTCTAATAACCAAATGACAGGGCCATTACCAGACTTGGCATTATTTCCATCTCTGAAAGAGTTGCGTCTGGGGGGTAATCATTTTAATGGGAAGATGCCACAAGGTTTAGGGCAACTTCACAAGCTCAAAATCTTGGATGTCTCTTTCAATAGACTGCAAGGCTTACCGGAAAGTTTAGGGAAGCTTTTCAACCTTGAAAGTTTTGATGCTCCTTATAATTTGTTAGAAGGTACAATCTCTGAATCCCATCTTTCCAACCTTTGCAACCTGAAAAGTTTAAATTTGACTTTCAACCCCTTGACTTGGAATGTTAGCCTTGATTGGGTTCCATGTTTTCAACTACAAGTTATCGGCCTTTCATCTTGTAATCTTGGGCCTCTTTTTCCAAAATGGCTTGAAACTCAAAATAGCTACTCAATTCTGGATATCTCTCTTAATAGTATCTCGGACACCACGCCTAGTTGGTTTTCAAAGTTGCCTCCCATGTTATCATATTTGAATCTCTCTTACAACCAAATCAGTGGAAAGATACAAGACTTGTCAGCCAATAATCTTGGTTCCTTTGTCTTAGATTTCAGTTATAACAATTTTTCAGGGCCCTTACCAATATTTCCTAAATTTGCTTATGATTTGCATATTAACAACAATCAGTTTTCTGGATCACTTAACTCCATATGTAAACTTCGTTCAGCCACAATCCTTGACTTGTCAGAAAATCTCTTGTCCGGAGAGATTCCTGATTGTTGGAGCCTCATGTCTGTTCCAATGATCCTTAATGTAGCCAATAACCGTATATCTGGAAGCATTCCATACTCTTTGTGTTCTTCAACGGCCTTGAGCTCTCTATATGTGCGTAAGAATAATTTAAGTGGAGAGTTCCCTGCCTCTTTGAAGAATTGCCAAGGTTTGAAAGTCTTGGATTTGGGAAGAAATACATTGAGCGGAAAAATCCCAGAATGGATAGGGACTAAGTTACCTTATTTGGGCATTCTGAGCCTTCGATTCAACAAATTCTCTGGGAGCATTCCTCCAAGTATATGTCAGCTTCAATCTATTCAAATACTGGACCTTTCTGGCAACCATTTATCTGGAACAATTCCACAATGTTTCAGCAATTTCACCTCACTGCAACTTTTGCAAGATGGTTCAAGTGTGAGCTATGACTTTGATCCTTATGTTCCTCGAGTTGGTGTATTGTACCATGGCAATGCATTAGTCCAGTGGAAAAACAAAGAGTCAGAGTACCAGAGTACCTTGTGGCTACTAAAAACCATCGATATTTCTAGCAATGAACTAGTTGGTGAGATCCCTAAAGATTTTAGCCGAATGAATGCATTGCTATCGTTGAACCTATCAAGAAACAATTTGACAGGAAATATCATTGAAGGAATTGGTACAATGAAGATGTTAGAGGTACTTGACTTGTCAAGAAACCAGCTTTCAGGGAAAATCCCTATAGGCCTTGCTAATTTGACGTTTCTTAGTGTGTTGGACTTGTCAAATAACAACTTGTCAGGGAGAATACCGTTGAGCACTCAATTGCAAGGTTTTGATTCCTCAACTTATGGTGGGAATATTCAGCTATGTGGCCGTCCTCTTCCAGAGTGTCCTACATTTGCCCCTCCTAATCCTCAAGTTGGTTATGACAGCAATGCTAGTACTTCTCAAGAAAATGACGATGAGTTATTATCTAAAGAGTTTTATATATCGATggcgttgggttttattattgcattTTGGGGAGTTTTAGGCTCTTTGTTCTTCAACAATTCTTGGAGGACAGCATATTTCAAGTGGTTAAATGTACATTAG